From a single Nocardioides panacis genomic region:
- the zwf gene encoding glucose-6-phosphate dehydrogenase, with protein MGGNPLRDPQDRRLPRIAGPCGLVLFGVTGDLSRKKVMPAIYDLASRGLLPPGFSLVGYARRDWADEDFAQVVHDSVKQYARTEFREEVWEQLAEGFRFVQGDFSDDVAFDTLRQTILDLDRVRGTRGNHAFYLSIPPKFFPDVIGQLKEHGLADPGRDSWRRVVVEKPFGSDLKSAQALNATIHEVFPPESVFRIDHYLGKETVQNILAMRFANAMFEPIWNSNYVDHVQITMAEDIGIGGRAGYYDGIGAARDVIQNHLLQLMALIAMEEPTSFEADNLRLEKQKVLSSVVLPRRLDLHTARGQYLEGWAGGEKVIGYKQEQDIPQDSTTETFAAIKLEIENRRWAGVPFYLRHGKRLGRRVTEVAVVFKRAPHLPFTETATEELTQNALVIRVQPDEGITIRFGSKVPGSAMEIRDVNMDFAYGGSFTESSPEAYERLILDVLLGDPPLFPQHVEVELSWKILDPIVQYWAKHGQPDTYDSGTWGPESADKMLARDGRTWRRP; from the coding sequence GTGGGAGGCAACCCGCTGCGCGACCCCCAGGACCGGCGGCTCCCCCGGATCGCCGGCCCCTGCGGGCTCGTGCTGTTCGGCGTGACCGGCGACCTGTCGCGCAAGAAGGTGATGCCGGCGATCTACGACCTGGCCAGCCGCGGGCTGCTGCCGCCGGGGTTCTCCCTGGTCGGCTACGCCCGGCGCGACTGGGCCGACGAGGACTTCGCCCAGGTCGTGCACGACTCGGTCAAGCAGTACGCCCGGACCGAGTTCCGCGAGGAGGTGTGGGAGCAGCTCGCCGAGGGCTTCCGCTTCGTGCAGGGCGACTTCAGCGACGACGTCGCGTTCGACACCCTGCGCCAGACGATCCTGGACCTGGACCGGGTGCGCGGGACGCGCGGCAACCATGCGTTCTACCTCTCGATCCCGCCGAAGTTCTTCCCCGACGTGATCGGCCAGCTCAAGGAGCACGGGCTCGCCGACCCCGGCCGCGACAGCTGGCGGCGGGTCGTCGTGGAGAAGCCCTTCGGCTCGGACCTGAAGAGCGCCCAGGCGCTGAACGCCACCATCCACGAGGTGTTCCCGCCGGAGTCGGTGTTCCGCATCGACCACTACCTCGGCAAGGAGACGGTGCAGAACATCCTGGCGATGCGGTTCGCCAACGCGATGTTCGAGCCGATCTGGAACTCCAACTACGTCGATCACGTGCAGATCACGATGGCCGAGGACATCGGCATCGGTGGCCGCGCCGGCTACTACGACGGCATCGGCGCCGCCCGCGACGTGATCCAGAACCACCTGCTGCAGCTGATGGCTCTGATCGCGATGGAGGAGCCGACCTCGTTCGAGGCGGACAACCTCCGGCTGGAGAAGCAGAAGGTGCTGTCCTCCGTCGTGCTCCCCCGCCGCCTGGACCTGCACACCGCCCGCGGCCAGTACCTCGAGGGCTGGGCCGGCGGCGAGAAGGTGATCGGCTACAAGCAGGAGCAGGACATCCCGCAGGACTCGACCACCGAGACCTTCGCGGCGATCAAGCTGGAGATCGAGAACCGGCGCTGGGCCGGCGTGCCGTTCTACCTCCGGCACGGCAAGCGCCTGGGCCGCCGGGTCACCGAGGTGGCCGTGGTCTTCAAGCGCGCGCCGCACCTGCCGTTCACCGAGACCGCGACCGAGGAGCTCACCCAGAACGCGCTGGTCATCCGGGTGCAGCCCGACGAGGGCATCACGATCCGCTTCGGCTCCAAGGTGCCCGGCAGCGCGATGGAGATCCGCGACGTCAACATGGACTTCGCGTACGGCGGCTCGTTCACCGAGTCCTCGCCCGAGGCCTACGAGCGGCTGATCCTCGACGTGCTGCTCGGCGACCCGCCGCTGTTCCCCCAGCACGTGGAGGTCGAGCTGTCCTGGAAGATCCTCGACCCGATCGTGCAGTACTGGGCCAAGCACGGTCAGCCCGACACCTACGACTCGGGCACCTGGGGTCCGGAGTCCGCGGACAAGATGCTGGCCCGCGACGGACGGACCTGGAGGCGGCCATGA
- a CDS encoding glucose-6-phosphate isomerase → MSETLEVSATGAAAEAIRTHVPVLVADGFAGRLFAKDATLWGPEAEEESAKRLSWVGLPRTSRHLVGEVSALRSELQEDGVDHVVLCGMGGSSLAPEVICASYGVELTVLDSSSPDQVRAALTDRLDRTVVVASSKSGSTVETDSQRRAFEQAFTDAGIDPAGRLVIVTDPGSPLDRQSREAGYRVVNADPDVGGRYSALTAFGLVPSGLAGADIGRLLDEAEAVSDLLADDDEANPGLRLGAAMAGTEPLRNKLVLVDQGSGLPGFADWAEQLIAESTGKQGTGVLPVVVPDDSAPEVALPPHDVTVAHLVGDEDGPDETAPGDHDGTGSDVSVTGPLGAQILLWEVATAAAGRILGINPFDQPDVESAKIAARSMLEGSPDSTPPAFTDGPVEVRALGGDWLGDAGTLPDAVAALLAQVDPQQGYVAVMAYLDRLEQAELADVRNTLAHRVRRPVTFGWGPRFLHSTGQFHKGGPAEGVYLQITADPTEDLAVPGKEYTFGRLIASQAAGDASVLADHGRPVLRLHLTDLGAGVAAVRAALQ, encoded by the coding sequence GTGAGCGAGACCCTCGAGGTGTCGGCCACCGGTGCCGCGGCGGAGGCGATCCGCACGCACGTGCCGGTGCTCGTCGCCGACGGGTTCGCCGGAAGACTGTTCGCCAAGGACGCGACGCTGTGGGGCCCCGAGGCCGAGGAGGAGTCCGCGAAGCGGCTCTCCTGGGTCGGCCTCCCCCGCACGTCGCGGCACCTCGTCGGCGAGGTCTCGGCGCTGCGCAGCGAGCTGCAGGAGGACGGCGTCGACCACGTCGTGCTCTGCGGCATGGGCGGCTCGTCGCTCGCGCCGGAGGTGATCTGCGCGTCGTACGGCGTGGAGCTCACCGTGCTGGACTCCAGCAGCCCGGACCAGGTCCGCGCGGCACTCACCGACCGGCTCGACCGCACCGTGGTCGTGGCGTCGTCCAAGTCGGGCTCCACGGTGGAGACCGACTCGCAGCGCCGCGCGTTCGAGCAGGCGTTCACCGACGCCGGCATCGACCCCGCCGGCCGCCTCGTGATCGTCACCGACCCGGGCAGCCCGCTGGACCGGCAGTCCCGCGAGGCCGGTTACCGGGTCGTCAACGCCGACCCCGACGTGGGCGGCCGCTACAGCGCGCTGACCGCGTTCGGCCTGGTCCCCAGCGGCCTCGCCGGTGCGGACATCGGCCGGCTGCTCGACGAGGCCGAGGCGGTCTCCGACCTGCTGGCCGACGACGACGAGGCCAACCCGGGCCTGCGGCTCGGCGCGGCGATGGCCGGCACCGAGCCGCTGCGCAACAAGCTCGTGCTGGTCGACCAAGGCTCCGGGCTGCCCGGGTTCGCCGACTGGGCCGAGCAGCTGATCGCGGAGAGCACCGGCAAGCAGGGCACCGGCGTGCTGCCGGTGGTCGTGCCCGACGACTCCGCCCCCGAGGTCGCGCTGCCCCCGCACGACGTCACCGTCGCCCACCTCGTCGGCGACGAGGACGGCCCCGACGAGACGGCGCCCGGTGACCACGACGGCACCGGCAGCGACGTCTCGGTGACCGGCCCGCTCGGCGCGCAGATCCTGCTGTGGGAGGTCGCTACGGCCGCCGCGGGCCGGATCCTCGGGATCAACCCGTTCGACCAGCCCGACGTGGAGAGCGCCAAGATCGCGGCCCGCTCGATGCTCGAGGGCAGCCCGGACAGCACCCCGCCCGCGTTCACCGACGGTCCCGTCGAGGTCCGTGCGCTCGGTGGGGACTGGCTCGGCGACGCCGGCACCCTGCCCGACGCAGTCGCCGCGCTGCTCGCGCAGGTCGACCCCCAGCAGGGCTACGTCGCGGTGATGGCCTACCTCGACCGGCTCGAGCAGGCCGAGCTCGCCGACGTCCGCAACACCCTCGCCCACCGGGTACGCCGCCCCGTCACGTTCGGCTGGGGGCCCCGCTTCCTGCACTCCACGGGACAGTTCCACAAGGGCGGACCGGCCGAGGGCGTCTACCTGCAGATCACCGCCGACCCGACCGAGGACCTCGCCGTGCCCGGCAAGGAGTACACCTTCGGACGGCTGATCGCCTCCCAGGCCGCCGGCGACGCCAGCGTGCTCGCCGACCACGGCCGCCCCGTGCTCCGGCTGCACCTGACCGACCTCGGGGCCGGCGTGGCCGCCGTACGAGCGGCTCTGCAGTGA
- the tal gene encoding transaldolase, protein MSERLKALADAGVSIWLDDLSRERIETGNLADLVKNSSVVGVTTNPTIFATALADGERYDAQVRELAQAGKDEAETIFAITTTDVRDACDVLKDTFDATGGVDGRVSIEVSPGLAHDEAATIASAKELWAEVGRDNLFIKIPATTEGAPAISDVLGEGISVNVTLIFGLDRYDAVMDAYLEGLEKAKANGKDLSKIHSVASFFVSRVDTEIDKRLEASGDPQAANLLGLAGIANARLAYQAYEKKFAGERFAALAADGANTQRPLWASTGVKNPDYRDTMYVTDLVAPNTVNTMPEKTLQAFADHGEVAGDQVTTKYAEAQQVMDDLAKVGVDYDDVIETLEREGVQKFVASWDELVATVKGQLGSQK, encoded by the coding sequence ATGTCCGAACGACTCAAGGCTCTTGCTGACGCAGGGGTATCCATCTGGCTCGACGACCTGTCGCGCGAGCGCATCGAGACGGGGAACCTCGCCGACCTGGTGAAGAACAGCTCGGTCGTCGGCGTCACCACCAACCCGACGATCTTCGCCACCGCCCTCGCCGACGGCGAGCGGTACGACGCGCAGGTCCGCGAGCTCGCGCAGGCCGGCAAGGACGAGGCCGAGACGATCTTCGCGATCACCACGACCGACGTCCGCGACGCCTGCGACGTGCTCAAGGACACCTTCGACGCCACCGGCGGCGTCGACGGCCGCGTGTCGATCGAGGTCTCCCCCGGCCTGGCGCACGACGAGGCGGCCACCATCGCCTCGGCCAAGGAGCTGTGGGCTGAGGTGGGCCGGGACAACCTGTTCATCAAGATCCCGGCCACCACCGAGGGTGCCCCGGCGATCAGCGACGTGCTGGGCGAGGGCATCAGCGTCAACGTCACGCTGATCTTCGGCCTCGACCGCTACGACGCGGTGATGGACGCCTACCTCGAGGGCCTCGAGAAGGCCAAGGCCAACGGCAAGGACCTCTCCAAGATCCACTCGGTCGCCTCGTTCTTCGTGTCCCGCGTGGACACCGAGATCGACAAGCGGCTCGAGGCCTCGGGCGACCCGCAGGCCGCGAACCTGCTGGGCCTCGCGGGCATCGCCAACGCGCGGCTCGCCTACCAGGCCTACGAGAAGAAGTTCGCCGGTGAGCGCTTCGCGGCCCTCGCCGCCGACGGCGCCAACACGCAGCGGCCGCTGTGGGCGTCGACCGGCGTGAAGAACCCGGACTACCGCGACACGATGTACGTCACCGACCTGGTGGCCCCGAACACCGTGAACACCATGCCCGAGAAGACCCTGCAGGCCTTCGCCGACCACGGCGAGGTCGCGGGCGACCAGGTCACCACGAAGTACGCCGAGGCGCAGCAGGTCATGGACGACCTGGCCAAGGTCGGCGTCGACTACGACGACGTGATCGAGACCCTCGAGCGCGAGGGCGTGCAGAAGTTCGTGGCCTCGTGGGACGAGCTCGTCGCCACGGTCAAGGGGCAGCTGGGGTCGCAGAAGTGA
- the tkt gene encoding transketolase, with amino-acid sequence MTKLDWTDLDKRAVDTARVLAMDAVQKVGNGHPGTAMALAPVAYTLFQKAMRHNPANPDWVGRDRFVLSAGHSSITLYTELYLAGFGLELDDLKALRTWGSKTPGHPEHGHTAGVETTTGPLGQGVGNAVGMAMAARRERGLLDPEAPAGESPFDHHIYAICSDGDLEEGVSAEASSIAGTQQLGNLTLIYDDNDISIEGDTDIAFTEDVAARYAAYGWDVHRIDWTNGGTRYEENVQELWDALEKSRRVTDRPSFIALKTVIAWPAPNAQGTGKSHGSALGEAEVAATKKIMGFDPEQTFEVPDDVIAHTRGAIERGKRAEAEWQESFDAWAARYRQRKELFDRMRTRTLPAGWEKALPSFPADEKGVATRKASGEVLTAIAPELPELWGGSADLAESNNTTPKGQPSFIPAELSTKDFSGDQYGRVLHFGIREHGMGSIMNGIALHGGTRVYGGTFLTFSDYMRGAVRLAALMQLPVTYVWTHDSIGLGEDGPTHQPVEQLTALRAIPGLDVVRPADANETVAAWKTILENTGNPAGLILTRQNVPTYPRGTDGFAPADEVSRGGYVLLDAEGGAPDVVLMGSGSEVQLAVQARTMLAEKGIRARVVSMPCREWFDRQEQSYRDTVLPPIVKARVSVEAGIAMSWRDLVGSTGRCVSLEHYGASADFETIYREFGITAEAVALAAEGSITDSQG; translated from the coding sequence GTGACCAAGCTCGATTGGACTGACCTGGACAAGCGCGCGGTGGACACCGCACGCGTGCTCGCGATGGACGCGGTGCAGAAGGTGGGCAACGGCCACCCCGGCACGGCGATGGCCCTCGCGCCGGTCGCCTACACGCTTTTCCAGAAGGCGATGCGGCACAACCCCGCCAACCCCGACTGGGTCGGGCGCGACCGGTTCGTCCTCTCGGCCGGGCACAGCAGCATCACGCTGTACACCGAGCTCTACCTCGCCGGCTTCGGCCTCGAGCTCGACGACCTGAAGGCGCTGCGCACCTGGGGCTCCAAGACCCCGGGCCACCCCGAGCACGGCCACACGGCCGGCGTCGAGACCACGACCGGCCCGCTGGGCCAGGGCGTCGGCAACGCGGTCGGCATGGCGATGGCGGCCCGCCGCGAGCGCGGCCTCCTCGACCCCGAGGCCCCCGCGGGCGAGAGCCCCTTCGACCACCACATCTACGCGATCTGCAGCGACGGGGACCTGGAGGAGGGCGTGTCGGCCGAGGCCTCCTCGATCGCCGGCACCCAGCAGCTCGGCAACCTGACGCTGATCTACGACGACAACGACATCTCCATCGAGGGCGACACCGACATCGCGTTCACCGAGGACGTGGCCGCGCGCTACGCTGCCTACGGCTGGGACGTGCACCGCATCGACTGGACCAACGGCGGCACCCGCTACGAGGAGAACGTCCAGGAGCTGTGGGACGCGCTCGAGAAGTCCCGCCGGGTCACCGACCGCCCGAGCTTCATCGCGCTCAAGACCGTCATCGCCTGGCCGGCCCCGAACGCCCAGGGCACCGGCAAGTCGCACGGGTCCGCGCTCGGCGAGGCCGAGGTGGCGGCCACCAAGAAGATTATGGGCTTCGACCCCGAGCAGACCTTCGAGGTCCCCGACGACGTCATCGCCCACACCCGCGGCGCCATCGAGCGCGGCAAGCGGGCCGAGGCGGAGTGGCAGGAGTCCTTCGACGCCTGGGCCGCCCGCTACCGGCAGCGCAAGGAGCTCTTCGACCGGATGCGCACCCGCACCCTTCCGGCCGGGTGGGAGAAGGCACTGCCCTCCTTCCCCGCCGACGAGAAGGGCGTCGCGACCCGCAAGGCGTCCGGCGAGGTGCTCACCGCGATCGCTCCCGAGCTCCCCGAGCTGTGGGGCGGCTCGGCCGACCTGGCCGAGTCCAACAACACCACCCCCAAGGGCCAGCCGTCCTTCATCCCCGCCGAGCTGTCCACCAAGGACTTCAGCGGCGACCAGTACGGCCGGGTGCTGCACTTCGGCATCCGCGAGCACGGCATGGGCTCGATCATGAACGGCATCGCCCTGCACGGCGGCACCCGCGTGTACGGCGGCACCTTCCTGACGTTCTCCGACTACATGCGAGGCGCCGTCCGGCTCGCCGCGCTGATGCAGCTGCCGGTCACCTACGTCTGGACCCACGACTCCATCGGTCTCGGCGAGGACGGCCCGACCCACCAGCCGGTCGAGCAGCTCACGGCCCTCCGCGCGATCCCGGGCCTGGACGTCGTACGCCCGGCGGACGCCAACGAGACCGTCGCGGCCTGGAAGACGATCCTGGAGAACACCGGCAACCCCGCCGGCCTGATCCTGACCCGGCAGAACGTGCCGACCTACCCGCGCGGCACCGACGGGTTCGCGCCCGCCGACGAGGTGTCCCGCGGCGGCTACGTGCTGCTCGACGCCGAGGGCGGCGCGCCCGACGTGGTCCTGATGGGCTCCGGCTCCGAGGTCCAGCTCGCGGTGCAGGCGCGCACGATGCTGGCCGAGAAGGGCATCCGCGCCCGGGTCGTCTCGATGCCCTGCCGCGAGTGGTTCGACCGCCAGGAGCAGTCCTACCGCGACACCGTGCTGCCCCCCATCGTCAAGGCGCGCGTGAGCGTCGAGGCGGGCATCGCGATGAGCTGGCGCGACCTGGTCGGCTCCACCGGCCGCTGCGTCTCCCTCGAGCACTACGGGGCGTCGGCCGACTTCGAGACGATCTACCGCGAGTTCGGAATCACCGCCGAGGCCGTGGCGTTGGCCGCAGAGGGCAGCATCACCGACTCACAGGGCTGA
- a CDS encoding heme o synthase, whose translation MTAVDPQVSAPPRTDGPTSVRDVLGAYVGLMKPRIIELLLLTTVPVMFLAQRGVPPLGLVVATVLGGTLSAGSANALNCVYDADIDQRMRRTRRRALPRHMVSTRAALVFGLALGVVSTLWLGLLVNWLSAGLALAANVFYVVGYTMILKRRTTQNIVWGGAAGCFPALIGWTAVTNQLAWAPVVLFMVVFFWTPPHFWALAIRYREDYAAADVPMLPVKAGAKVVAKQIVAYSYVMVATSLLLWPVAGTGWFYPVVAAVLGAAFLVESHLLLLRSRDTDDVVALKPMRLFHWSNMYLSLLFVAVALDPLLLR comes from the coding sequence TTGACCGCCGTCGACCCCCAGGTGTCCGCGCCTCCACGGACCGACGGCCCGACCTCTGTGCGCGACGTGCTCGGTGCCTACGTCGGGCTGATGAAGCCCCGGATCATCGAGCTGCTGCTGCTCACCACGGTGCCGGTGATGTTCCTGGCGCAGCGCGGCGTGCCGCCCCTGGGCCTGGTGGTCGCCACCGTCCTCGGCGGCACCCTGTCGGCCGGCAGCGCCAACGCGCTGAACTGCGTGTACGACGCGGACATCGACCAGCGGATGCGCCGGACCCGGCGGCGTGCCCTGCCCCGGCACATGGTCAGCACCCGGGCCGCCCTCGTCTTCGGCCTCGCGCTCGGCGTGGTCTCCACGCTGTGGCTCGGGCTGCTCGTGAACTGGCTCTCGGCCGGCCTGGCGCTCGCCGCCAACGTCTTCTACGTGGTCGGCTACACGATGATCCTCAAGCGGCGCACCACCCAGAACATCGTCTGGGGCGGTGCCGCGGGCTGCTTCCCGGCGCTGATCGGCTGGACCGCCGTGACGAACCAGCTGGCGTGGGCGCCGGTCGTGCTGTTCATGGTGGTGTTCTTCTGGACCCCGCCGCACTTCTGGGCGCTGGCGATCCGCTACCGCGAGGACTACGCCGCGGCCGACGTGCCGATGCTGCCGGTCAAGGCCGGGGCCAAGGTGGTCGCGAAGCAGATCGTGGCGTACTCCTACGTGATGGTCGCGACCTCCCTGCTGCTCTGGCCGGTCGCGGGCACGGGCTGGTTCTACCCGGTGGTCGCGGCCGTCCTGGGTGCCGCGTTCCTGGTCGAGTCGCACCTGCTGCTGCTCCGCTCGCGGGACACCGACGACGTCGTGGCCCTCAAGCCGATGCGGTTGTTCCACTGGTCGAACATGTACCTCTCCCTGCTGTTCGTGGCGGTCGCGCTCGACCCCCTGCTGCTGCGCTGA
- the mug gene encoding G/U mismatch-specific DNA glycosylase — MSPTRAELESARDRLLPDVVGPGLRVLFSGINPGLLSAWTGLHFARPGNRFWQALHASGFTPRLFRPDEQQELLTLGLGITNVAPRATARADELGRDEVVAGGAVLRAKVLALEPQWLAVVGVTAYRTAFADRKAVVGPQEGTVGGTRVWVLPNPSGLNAHHTAQSLGEEFARLRSRLLPWSPRRAEHGHF, encoded by the coding sequence ATGAGCCCGACCCGCGCGGAGCTGGAGTCGGCGCGCGACCGGCTGCTGCCGGACGTGGTCGGCCCGGGCCTGCGGGTGCTGTTCAGCGGGATCAACCCGGGGCTGCTGTCGGCGTGGACCGGGCTGCACTTCGCCCGGCCGGGCAACCGGTTCTGGCAGGCGCTGCACGCGTCCGGGTTCACCCCGCGGCTGTTCCGCCCCGACGAGCAGCAGGAGCTGCTGACCCTCGGGCTGGGCATCACGAACGTCGCCCCGCGGGCCACGGCGCGCGCCGACGAGCTGGGCCGGGACGAGGTGGTCGCCGGGGGAGCGGTCCTGCGCGCGAAGGTCCTGGCGCTCGAGCCGCAGTGGCTGGCCGTGGTCGGCGTGACCGCCTACCGCACCGCGTTCGCGGACCGGAAGGCGGTCGTGGGACCCCAGGAGGGCACAGTGGGCGGCACCCGGGTGTGGGTGCTCCCGAACCCCAGCGGGCTCAACGCGCACCACACGGCACAGTCGCTGGGCGAGGAGTTCGCGCGGCTCCGGAGCCGTCTGCTGCCGTGGTCCCCCCGTAGGGCCGAACATGGGCATTTCTAG